Part of the Cryptosporangium arvum DSM 44712 genome, CTGAGCGAGCCCGAGACCCCGGGATGGGTCGCCGACACCGTCGCCGAGCTGGCCGCCCACCCCGACGTGCTCCACCTCCAGCGCACGACCGCGTTCGGCACCTACGACGACGGGTTCGTGCTCGCCCTGGAACGACGCACCGACCACCTGGGCGCGGCGGCCCCGAAGAACGTCTCCCGTCAGCGGGTCTGGCGCCTGCGGGCCCGGCGGATCGTGGTCGCGACCGGCGCGCACGAGCGGCCGATCGTGTTCGCCGACAACGACCGGCCCGGCATCATGCTGGCCGGTGCGGCACGCACGTTCCTCAACCGGTACGGCGTGCTCCCGGGGCGCGCGGCGGTCGTCTTCACGACGAACGACAGCGCGTACGACGCCGCGTTCGACCTGCACCGCGCCGGGGTGCGCGTCCGGGCGATCGTCGACGCGCGCACCGAGATCCCGGCGCACCTCGCCGAGGCCTGCGACCGGGCCCGCATCTGGCTGGTGCGGGGCGCGGTCGTCACCGGCACCCGCGGCGAGGACCGGATCACCCACGCGCTCGTCGGCCCCGACCCGATCGCCTGCGACCTGCTCCTGGTCTCCGGGGGCTGGAACCCCGCGGTGCACCTGTTCAGCCAGGCCCGCGGCCGGCTGCGCTACGACGGGACGCTCGGCGCGTTCGTGCCCGGTGAACCGGTCGACGGCCTCACCGTGATCGGGTCGGCCGCCGGTGAGGTCGTCGCCTCGAAGACGCTGTGGCGGGTGCCGGGCCCGGCCGAGTTCCAGTTCGTCGACCTGCAGCGCGACGCCACCGTCGCCGACCTCCGGCACGCGGTCGGCGCCGGCCTGCGCTCGATCGAGCACATCAAGCGCTTCACGACGATCGGCACCGCCCACGACCAGGGCAAGACCTCCGGCGTGCTGACGACGGGGATCGTCGCCGAACTGCTCGGCGTGCCGGTCGAGGCCGTCGGAACGACCACGTTCCGCCCGCCCTACACGCCGGTGGCGTTCGCGGCGCTGGCCGGGCGCGACCGCGGCCACCTGTTCGACCCCGAGCGCTACACCGCGCTGCACGACTGGCACGTCGCGGCCGGTGCGGTGTTCGAGGACGTCGGCCAGTGGAAGCGCCCGCGCTACTACCCGCGGCCGGGGGAGGACATGCCGGCCGCGGTGCTGCGTGAGTGCGCCGCCGCGCGCACCGGCGTCGGCCTCCTGGACGGCTCCACGCTGGGCAAGATCGACGTCCGCGGCCCGGACGCCGGCGTGCTGCTCGACCGGCTCTACACGAACCTGATGAGCAGCCTGAAACCCGGGATGGTGCGCTACGGCGTGATGTGCGGCGTCGACGGGATGGTGATCGACGACGGCACCGTGCTGCGCCTGGCCGACGACCACTTCCTGGTGATGACGACGACCGGCGGCGCCGCGAAGATCCTCGACTGGATGGAGGAGTGGCTCCAGACCGAGTGGCCCGAGCTGCGGGTGCACCTCACCTCGGTCACCGATCACTGGGCGACGTTCCCGGTGGTCGGCCCGCGGTCACGCGACGTCGTCGGGGCGGTGTTCCCGGACGTCGACGTCAGTAGGGAGGCGTTTCCGTTCCTGGCGATCCGCGAGACCACACTGGACGGGGTACCGGTCCGGCTGGCCCGGATCAGCTTCTCCGGTGAGCTGGCCTACGAGGTGTACGTCAGCTCCTGGTACGCGGTGGCGATCTGGCAGCGGCTCCTGGACGCCGGCCGGCCGCACGGCCTCACGCCGTACGGCACCGAGACGATGCACGTGCTGCGGGCCGAGAAGGGCTACCCGATCATCGGCCAGGACACCGACGGCACGGTGACGCCCCAGGACCTCGGGATGGCCTGGGTCGTCTCGAAGAAGAAGGCGGACTTCGTCGGCAAACGGTCGTTCGCGCGGGCCGCGAACCTCGACCCGCTCCGCAAGCACCTGGTCGGGCTGCTGCCGCTCGACCGGCGCACCGTGCTCCCGGAGGGCTCGCAGATCGTCGAGCGGCTCACCGAGCCGCCGGTCGCCATGCTCGGGCACGTCACGTCCAGTTACCGCAGCGCCGAGCTCGGCCGCCCGTTCGCGCTCGCGCTGGTCAAGGGCGGGCGGGAGCGGGTCGGAGAGGTCCTGCAGGTGCCGGTGGACGGCACCCTCGTCCCCGTCGAGGTCACCGGCCCGGTGCTGGTCGACCCGGAAGGAGCCCGTCGCGATGGCTGAGCTGCTGCGGACGCACGCGCTGGAGTCCCGCGTCGAGGCGCTGGCCGCCGCCGGGATCGTGGTCGAGCCGTACGTCGCGATGACGAACGTGCGGGGCGCGGACGCGCCGCCCGCGGGCATCCGCCTGGGCCCGGACGAGTGGCTCGTGGTCGGCGCCGCCGGCGAACCCGGCGGGTCGGTCACCGACGTGTCCGCGCAGTGGATCACGCTGCGCCTGACCTCCGGCCACGCCCGGGACGTGCTGGCCACCGGCTGCGCGATCGACCTGCACCCCCGGGCGTTCCCGGAGGGCACGAGCGTGCAGACCCGGCTGGCGCAGGCCGGCGTGATCCTCACGTCGCTGGGCGCCGGCGGCTATCGCGTGCTCGTGCGGTCCACGTTCGCCGGCTACCTCGCCGACTGGCTGCTCGACGCGACGAGCGAGTTCAGATGACCGCGCGGATGGCCCGCTCGAAGCCGAGCACGTGGTCGCGCGCCAGCACGTCGGCGCGGTCGGCGTCGCTCCCGGCGATGGCGTGAAGCAGCGCCACGTGCTCGGCGACGACGTTCAGGTCCGTGCTCTTCAACCGGTCGAGGAAGACGCAGTGGATGCGCGTCACCAGGTTGTCGTAGCGGATCAGCACGTCCTCGAGGTGCGGGTTGTTCGCCGCGCGGTAGATCGCCCGGTGCACGGTGAGGTCCCAGCGCATGACCTCGCTGCGGTCGGAACGCTCGACGTCGAGCTGGCCGGTGAGGTCGGCGAGCTCGAGGATCTCCGCGCGCTGCGCCCCCGACGAACGCTCGGCCGCCCGGCGCGCGGCCAGCGGCTCGAGCTGCACCCGGAGGTCGGAGATGTGCGCGAGGTCGGCGATGTCGAGGGCGGTGGCGAACGTGCCGCGGCGCGGGAACGAGACGACCAGCCGGTCCTGCTCGAGACGCTTGAGCGCCTCCCGGACCGGGGTACGTCCCATTCCGAGCTGGGTCGCCAACTCGTCGTCGTCGATCGGCTCGCCCGGCCGGATGTCCAGGAGGATCAGCCGGTCACGCAGGGCGAAGTAGGCACGTTCGGCCATCGACGCCGGTGCGGGGCCGACCGCAGCAGCACGCATGACACTAATATATCAAGGATGAGCTCATGACGATCAGCGCCTTCGACCTGTTCAAGGTGGGGATCGGTCCGTCCAGTTCGCACACGGTCGGGCCGATGCGGGCCGCGTGGTCGTTCGCGGAGCGGCTGCGCCGGAGCGGTGCGCTGACCCGCGTGGCGCGGGTGCGCTGCGAGCTGTTCGGCTCCCTCGGCGCGACCGGGCACGGCCACGGCAGCGTGCCTGCCGTCGTCCTGGGGCTGGAGGGGGAGCGGCCGGAACTCGTCGACCCGGTCGCCGCCGGCCCCCGGGTCGAGGCCGTGCGCGAGATCGGCAAGCTCACGCTCGCCGGTGAGCACCCGATCGAGTTCACGCTCGACGACGTCGTGCTGCACCGCCGCCGGCGCCTGGACTTCCACTCCAACGGAATGCTGTTCCTGGCGTTCGACGCGTCCGGGGCCGAGCTGGACCGGCGCGAGTACTACTCCGTCGGCGGCGGGTTCGTGCTCGACGAGGACGAAGCGGGGCGCCCGGCGATCGTCGAGGACGCCACGCCGGTGCGCTACCCGTTCACCACCGGCCGGGAGCTGCTCGACCACACCGACGCCACCGGCCTGCGCATCAGCGACGTCATGCTGGCCAACGAGCTGTCCTGGCGCACCGAGGACGAGGTGCGCGGCGGCCTGCTGCACCTCTGGTCGGTGATGCAGGAGTGCGTCGCACGCGGCACCCACACGTCCGGGGTGCTCCCCGGCGGGCTGAAGGTCCGGCGCCGGGCCGCCGCGCTCCACACGCAACTCGACGAACAGCGCGACCACGCCGACCCGCTGCGCGCGATGGAGTGGGTCACGCTTTACGCGCTGGCCGTCAACGAGGAGAACGCCGCCGGCGGCCGGGTGGTCACCGCGCCGACGAACGGCGCCGCCGGCATCGTCCCGGCGGTCCTGCACTACTACCGCGACTTCGTGGAGTCCTACGACGAGGACGGCGTGGTGCGCTTCCTGCTCACCGCGGCCGCGATCGGGTTGCTGTTCAAGGAGAACGCGTCGATCTCCGGCGCCGAGGTGGGCTGCCAGGGCGAGGTCGGGTCGGCCTGCTCGATGGCGGCCGGCGCGCTCGCCGAGGTGATCGGCGGAACCCCCGAGCAGGTGGAGAACGCCGCCGAGATCGGCATCGAGCACAACCTCGGCCTGACCTGCGACCCGGTCGGCGGCCTCGTGCAGATCCCGTGCATCGAGCGCAACGCGATCGGGTCGGTCAAGGCCATCACCGCCGCCCGGATGGCCGTGCGCGGCGACGGACAGCACCACGTGACGCTCGACAAGGCGATCAAGACGATGCGCGAGACCGGCGCCGACATGAAGGACAAGTACAAGGAGACGGCCCGGGGAGGGCTGGCCCTCAACGTCGTCGAGTGCTGATGCCCCTGTCCGGCCGGGCTCGTGGAGTGGCCCGCCGCGAGGACGTCGCGGTCGCTCAGGTGTCGTAGAGGCCCAGCAGGGCGCGGGACGCGGCGGCGACGATCTCGTCGGCGGTCGCGTCGACGGTGCCGTCCAGCCAGGCGGTGACGAGCTCGGCCATGCCGCCGATGAACAGGAGCCCGGCCACCTCGTCCACCCGGGCCCCGAGCAGCCGCTGCGCCTCGATCGCGGACTGGTGGGCGAGGTAGCGCAGCAGCTCGGTGCGGCGCTGCCGGAGCTTCGGCACGGCCACCGACTCCACGATCGCGACGCGGCCCTTGCGCGGATCGTCGAGCAGGAGTTCCACGAACGCCCGCACGGCGGCGTGCACCCGCTCGGCCGGGCCACCCTCGGCGGCCTCCGCGGCCCGGCGGCTCGTCGTCTCGATCTCGGCCGCGATGTCGTTCATCACGGCCTCGAGCAGCGCGTCGAGCCCGGTGAAGCTCTCGTAGAAGTAGCGCTCGCTCAGGCCGGCCTCGGCGCAGACGGCGGTCATCGTCGTCCGGACCCCGGGGTCGGCCCAGATCGTCAGGCCGGCCGCGAGCAGCCTGGTACGGCGCTCGGCGACCCGGTCGGCGGCGCTGACCCCGCGGTAGACCCCTGCGCGCACCGCCATGGACCGATCCTAGCGAGCTAATTGACAGGGAGCCCTTCCTGAATCACGCTGGGACGGCCTGGGGAGGTGAGCCAATGACGGCTGAAGCCCTACCGATCCCGCCGTTGCGACGGGACGACCGCGGTCTCCCGTTCGTCGGGCGGGTGCTCGACTACGCCAAGGATCCGGTCGGCCTGTTCCGCCACCACTACGAGCGCTACGGCCCGGTCGCGCCCTGGTACGCGCTCGGGCGCACGTCGGTGATGCTGCTCGGCCCGGACGCGTGCGGCGAGGCCCTCCAGAACCGCGACAAGGCGTTCGCCAACGGTCCGGCCTGGTCGCAGCTGGTCGGGCCGTTCTTCCGTCGCGGCCTCATGCTGCTCGACTTCGACGAGCACAAGGGGCACCGCCGGATCATGCAGGAGGCCTTCACCCGGCCCCGGCTGGAGAGCTACACCCGCCGGCTGCACCCGGCCATCGAGACCGGCCTGGCCGGCTGGAACGCCGACCGGGAGTTCCCCTCGTACTGGCGGCTCAAGCAGCTCACGCTCGACATCGCCGCCGACCTCTTCATGGGCGGCGCGCAGGACACCAGCCGGGCCGAGATGGACCGGGTGAACAAGGCGTTCATCGCCTGCGTCCAGGCCGCCGCCGGCATCGTCCGCGCCGACGTGCCGTTCACCCGCTGGGGCAAGGCCTACCGGGGCCGGAAGGTGCTGGAGAAGTTCCTGCGCCACTACCTGCCGGTCAAGCGGGCCCAGCAGACCGACGACATCTTCTCGGTGCTGTGCCACATCGAGACCGAGGACGGCGACCGCTTCTCCGACGACGACGTCGTCAACCACATGATCTTCCTGATGATGGCCGCGCACGACACCTCGACGGTCACGACCTCGACGATCCTGCAGTACCTCGGGCAGCACCCCGCCTGGCAGGAACGCTGCCGGGAGGAGTCGCTCGCGCTCGGCCCGGAGCCGACGATGGCCGAGCTCGAGGGCCTCGTCGCGCTGGACCTGGTGATGAAGGAGGCGCTGCGCCTGCGGGCACCGGTGCCGGTGCTGGTCCGGTACACGGTCCGGGACACCGTCGTGCAGGGCGTCCGGATCCCGGCCGGGACCAGCGCGGCGCTGGGGCTCCAGTTCACCCATCTGATGGAGGACTACTGGAGCAACCCGACGGCGTTCGACCCCGAGCGGTTCACGCCCGAGCGCCGCGAGGACCGGTCGCACCGGTTCGCCTGGGAGCCGTTCGGTGGCGGCGTCCACAAGTGCATCGGGCTGTACTTCGCCGGGCTGGAGGTCAAGGCGATCATGCACCGGCTGCTGCGTGAGCACCGCTGGACGGTCGACCCGGCCTACGAGCCACCGCTGGACAACCACTCGCTCCCGTTCCCCAAAGACGGGCTGCCGATCGCGCTAGCCTAGCGAGAACTCGTTCTAGTTCTCGGAGGTGCGCGTGGACGCGGTGCCGGCGGTGGGTGCGCACGAGGTGAGCGCGTGGTCGGACGAGGTCGACGTGCTCGTCGTCGGGGCGGGCATGGCCGGCGTCAGCGCCGCGATCGACGCGGCCACCGCCGGTGCCCGGGTACTCGTCGTCGACCGGGGTGGGCGTCTGACCTGCACCAGCGCGATGTCGGGCGGGCACTTCTACCTCGGCGGCGGCACCGCGGTGCAGCAGGCCACCGGCTGGGAGGACACCCCGGCCGACATGGCCGCCTACCTGCGCGCGATGTCGCCGTCGTGCGATCCGGAGAAGATCCGGCTCTACGCGGCCGACAGCGTCGAACACTTCGGCTGGCTGGAGTCGCTCGGGTTCGCGTTCGAGCGCTCCTACTACCCGCACAAGGCCGTGGTGCAGCCCGGGACGCAGGGCCTGATGTTCACCGGCAACGAGAAGTGCTGGCCGTTCACCGAGATCGCCCGGCCGGCGCCCCGGGGCCACAAGCCGCCGTTCGAGGGCGACATGGGCGGCGGGGGCTTCGTCGTCGAACTGGCCTTGGCGAAGCTCGACGCGCTGGGCGTGGAGGTCCGGTACGACACCGGTGCGACCGGGCTGGTGGTCGACGGCGACGCCGTCACCGGCGCCACCTGGCGGCGGTTCGACGAGGCCGGGGCGATCCGGGCCCGCAGCGTCGTGCTCGCGGCCGGCGGGTTCGTGCTCAACCCCGCGATGGTCGAGACCTACGCGCCGCGGCTCGGGGCGCTCTTCGCCCGGGGCATGGCCCTCGGCAACACCTACGACGACGGGCTGGGCATCCGGCTCGGCGAGTCGGTGGGCGGCGTGGCCGACCACATGGAGGGCGCGTTCTTCACCGCGCCGTTCTATCCGCCCGAGGGCAACGTGCGCGGCGTCGTCGTCAACGCCGCCGGCCGCCGGTTCGTCAACGAGGACGCCTACCACTCGCGGGTGGCGGCCTACGTGTTCGACCAGCCCGGCCAAGCCGCGTACCTGATCCTCGACGCGGCGACGATGGAGCGGCCCGGCTACGGCTTCCAGCCGCTCGTCGACGGCTGGGAGACGATCCCGGAGATGGAGGCCGGGCTCGGCCTGCCCGCCGGTTCGCTGGTGGAGACCCTGGGCGCGTACAACGCGGCCGCCCCGGAGGACCCGGCGTTCCACAAGGCCTCCGAGTACGTCGTCCCGCTCGACCAGGGCCCCTGGGGGGCGTACGACCTCACGCCCGGCGCGTGTTTCTACTCCGGGTTCAGCTGCGGCGGCCTGCGGGTGACACCGGACGGCCAGGTGCTGCGCTCCGACGGCTCGGTGGTGGCCGGCGCCTACGCGGCCGGGGCGTGCGCGTCGAACATCGCGGTGGACGGGCGCGGTTACTCCTCGGGCACGCAGCTGGGGGAGGCGTCGTACTTCGGCCGGCGTGCCGGACGTCACGCGGCCCTTGCCCGCGCATGAGAACACGTTCTATTTTGGGGTGGTGCTGGACTTCGACCCGTACGACCACCGGCTCCAGGACGACCCCTACCCGGTCTACGCGCACCTGCGGCGCGAGGCCCCGCTCTACCACCACGCCGAGCACGACTTCTACGTCCTGTTCCGGCACGCGGACGTCGACGCCGCGCTGCGCGCCGACGGGGTCTACAGCAACCGGATGGGCGTGACGCTCGACGCCAGCGCCTGGAACCCGCACGCGCACCTGGTGATGTCGTTCCTCGCGCTCGACCCGCCCGAGCAGACGCGGCTGCGCCGGCTCGTGTCCCGGGGCTTCACGCCGCGGCGGGTCGCGGAGCTCGAACCGCGGATCCAGCGCATCACCGAGCAGTACCTCGACGAGCTCGACGGCTCGTTCGACTGGATCGCCGACCTCGCCGGCCGGGTGCCGATGGACGTCATCTCGGAGATGCTCGGCGTCCCGGAGTCCGACCGGGCCGAGGTGCGCCGGCTGGCCGACCTGCTCGTGCAGCGGGAGGACGGTCTGCGTGACGTGCCGCCGGCCGGTATCGAGGCCTCGTTCCAGCTGCTGGAGTACTACCGGGACCTGGTCGCCGCGCGCCACCGGCGGCCCGCCGACGACCTCACGTCGGCGCTGATCGCGGCCGAGTCCGACGGCGACCGGATGACCGACGACGAGGTCGTCGCGTTCCTGTTCCTGATGGTCGTGGCCGGCAACGAGACGACGACGAAGCTGCTGGGCAACGCGATCTACCACCTCCGGGACGACACCGGGCGGGTCTTCGCCGACCCGGGCCTGATCCCCGGCTGGATCGAGGAGACGCTGCGCTACGACACGTCCACCCAGCTGCTGGCGCGGTACGTGGTCGCGGACGTGACCCTGCACGGCGTCACGGTTCCGGCGGGGTCGCAGCTGCTCGTCGCGCTGGGGTCGGCGAACCGCGATCCGGCGGTCTTCACCGCACCCGACTCGTTCGACCTCACCCGGGGCCGCGACGAGCTGTCGAAGATCCTCAGCTTCGGCGGCGGCCGGCACTTCTGCCTCGGAGCGAGCCTGGCCCGGCTGGAGTCCGCGGTCGTGCTCCGCGAGGTGGTGCGCCGCCTGCGTACCGTCGAGGTGGACCATGAGAACTGCGTGCGGTTCTACTCGTCGAACGTGCGCGGGTTCGCCGCCGTGCCGGTGACGGCCGGTGCCCGATGACGGCCGGTGCCCGATGACGGCCGGTGTCCGGTGACAGCGCCGGTGGGGTTCGTCGGGCTGGGCTCGATCGGGGCGCCGATGGCGCGGCGCCTGCTCCGCTGGCCCGGCGGGCTGGTGGTCCACGACGTCGATCCGCGCGCGTGCGCGGCGGTGAAGGGCGCGGAGGTGGCCACCGGCGTCGCCGAGTTGGCGTCCCGCGTCGGCTTCGTGTCGGTGATGGTGCGCGACGACGACCAGGTGCGTGACGTGGTCGGGCAGATCGTCGCGTCGGGGGCGAGGCCGCTGGTGGCCGTCCACTCGACGGTGGCCCCGCCGACGCCGGCCGCGCTCGCGTCCGCGGCCGGTCCGCGGATCCTCGACGCGCCGGTCAGCGGCAGCGTGATCGGCGCCGACGCCGGAACGCTGGCCTTCATGGTCGGCGGCACCGCCGAGGACTTCGCCGCCGCGAAGGACGTGCTGGCGTTGATGGGAACCCGGATCGTCCACGCCGGACCGGTCGGCGCGGGCACCGCGATGAAGCTGGCCCGCAACCTCCTCCAGTTCGTCTCGTTCACCGCCGCGTTCGAGGCGCAGCGGCTGGCGTCGGCCGCGGGCCTGGACGTGCGGGCCCTGGGCGAGGTGGTCCGGCACACCGACGCGGTGACCGGCGGGCCCGGCTCGGTGCTGCTGCGGGGCTCCAGCGAGCCGCTGACGCCCGACGATCCCTGGACCGGCGTCTTCACGCACGTACGCACGCTCGGTGAGAAGGACCTCGGCTTCGCGGTGGAGCTCGCGGCCCAGCTCGACGTCGACGTTCCGCTCGCGCGGTACGCCCTCGCCCATCTCGGCCGTGCGCTCGGCCTCCCGGAGGTTGCCCCGTGACCGACGACCGCCGCCGCGGCCTGGAAACCATGGCCCAGGTGTACGGCTTCGAACTCCAGGACGGCGACGGGGACTTCTGGCGCTACACCGTCGACCACCTCTTCGCCGACATCTGGAACCGGCCGGGCCTGAGCATCCGCGACCGCCGGCTGCTGATCATCGGCGCGCTCGCCGCGACCGGCACGCTCGACGTGCTGGGGATCCAGCTGCCGGCTGCCTACCGCAACGGCGAGCTCACCGAGGAACAGCTGCGCGAGATCGTGATCTTCCTGAGTCACTACGTCGGCTGGCCCACCGGCGCCAAGCTGAACACGCTGGTGGAGCAGGTGATCACGGGTCACGCCGGCTGAACGCCGCCGCCGCCAGAGCCCGCGTGGCGGCCGTCGTGACGCCCAGGACGCCGAACCCGGCCGGCGGCGACAGCCCGCCGGGGTTCACCTGAGCGATCCGCTGACCGGCGGCCGTCGGCCACCAGGTGATCCCGGCCTACGAGTCGCGCCTGGTCGAACCCGGCTGGAGAGCCCAGCGGTACCGGCTGGTGGGGACGAGGTCCAGGCCCTGGTCGGCGCCGAAGCGGGCGCAGCTGGCCAGCAGCTCGGTGGTGCGGCGGCGCAGCTCGGCCTCGTCGCCGCGGCTGTCGTAGAACGCGTGCGGATCGGTGAGCGCGTCCATCGGGAAGTGCTCCTCGACGATCGCGGCGACCGGCGGCGAGGCGGCGGTCAGCGCCTCCTCGACCACGTTCTGGACGTAGCAGACCGTGCCCTGCGTCCGGATCGCGATCGGCGTGTGGTGCACCATCCAGTACTCCAGGTACTGCTCCCGCGTCATCGACGCCGGCCGGCGCAGCAGCGCTACCTGCGCGAGCACGTCGGCACGCTCCCCGTCGGGCACCGGCGCCGGATCGAGCCGCACGCGTTCGCTCACCCGGTACGCGTGCGGCTCCGCATCACCGGCCGCGGCCGCCACGGTCGCCACGACGGCCCCCGGATCACCGTGGGTCCAGACGCTGACGAGCGCGGTGATCGGCGCCCCAGGCCCGAACCGCAACGCGGGCGCGACCGCCTCGTCGTCGACGTTGACCTGCAGCGCCGTAGCCCCGACGGACCCGAGCGCTTCGCGGAGCGTGTGGGCCGACAGACGCGGACCGGGATCGGCGCCGTGCACCGCGACGATGAGCTTCCGCACCTCGCGAACCTAGCAACAGTGATGCGCTTTCGTACCACATTGGAGGCAAAGGCTTCCTGTCGGTCTGACAAAAAGCTAGCCTGGCTGCGTGAACGCCGAACAATGGCAGCCCCCGCCGGTCCTTCTCGCGGTGGACCTCCTCATCCTCACCCTGCGTGACTCGCGGCTCCAGGCGCTGCTGGTCGAGCGTGGCGTCGATCCGTTCATCGGTCGGATGGCCCTACCCGGCGGCTTCCTCCGTGACGCGGGCGAGGGCCTCGGCGCGGCTGCCGAGCGTGAATTGCGGGAGGAGGCGGGGCTCGACGCCGGGGCCCTGCACCTCGAACAACTCGGGGTCTACGGCGAACCTGACCGGGATCCGCGCGGACGGGTTGTGTCCGTGGCGTACCTGGCGATCACACCGCGGTTGCCGGATCCGATCGCTGGGTCGGATGCGGCGGAGGCGCGGTGGTGCTCAGTGGACGAGATCGCGCGTGGCGACATTCCACTCGCTTTCGACCACGCGGACATCCTGGCCGACGGCGTCGACCGGGCCCGCTCGAAGATCGAATCGACAGCACTCGCCACCGCCTTCTGTGGCGACGAGTTCACGATTCCTGAGCTGCAGCAGGTCTACGAGGCGGTGTGGGGAGCGCCCGTCGATCCACGCAACTTCTATCGCAAGGTCAAAGCCGCGGCGGGTCTT contains:
- a CDS encoding NAD(P)-dependent oxidoreductase, with translation MTAPVGFVGLGSIGAPMARRLLRWPGGLVVHDVDPRACAAVKGAEVATGVAELASRVGFVSVMVRDDDQVRDVVGQIVASGARPLVAVHSTVAPPTPAALASAAGPRILDAPVSGSVIGADAGTLAFMVGGTAEDFAAAKDVLALMGTRIVHAGPVGAGTAMKLARNLLQFVSFTAAFEAQRLASAAGLDVRALGEVVRHTDAVTGGPGSVLLRGSSEPLTPDDPWTGVFTHVRTLGEKDLGFAVELAAQLDVDVPLARYALAHLGRALGLPEVAP
- a CDS encoding carboxymuconolactone decarboxylase family protein, translating into MTDDRRRGLETMAQVYGFELQDGDGDFWRYTVDHLFADIWNRPGLSIRDRRLLIIGALAATGTLDVLGIQLPAAYRNGELTEEQLREIVIFLSHYVGWPTGAKLNTLVEQVITGHAG
- a CDS encoding EthD domain-containing protein, with amino-acid sequence MRKLIVAVHGADPGPRLSAHTLREALGSVGATALQVNVDDEAVAPALRFGPGAPITALVSVWTHGDPGAVVATVAAAAGDAEPHAYRVSERVRLDPAPVPDGERADVLAQVALLRRPASMTREQYLEYWMVHHTPIAIRTQGTVCYVQNVVEEALTAASPPVAAIVEEHFPMDALTDPHAFYDSRGDEAELRRRTTELLASCARFGADQGLDLVPTSRYRWALQPGSTRRDS
- a CDS encoding NUDIX hydrolase, translating into MNAEQWQPPPVLLAVDLLILTLRDSRLQALLVERGVDPFIGRMALPGGFLRDAGEGLGAAAERELREEAGLDAGALHLEQLGVYGEPDRDPRGRVVSVAYLAITPRLPDPIAGSDAAEARWCSVDEIARGDIPLAFDHADILADGVDRARSKIESTALATAFCGDEFTIPELQQVYEAVWGAPVDPRNFYRKVKAAAGLLAPADTSPRKPETGRPARLYRAGPATVIHPPILRSVALA